Proteins found in one Helicobacter kayseriensis genomic segment:
- a CDS encoding prohibitin family protein, whose amino-acid sequence MPIDLNEHLKKKNMNREEPSQEPRRKETPSKTPNFDFGGKKLGFLIVGAVIVLLLIVARPFVVINSGEVGIKVTAGKYDNTPLQPGFHFFVPILQNVIVVDTRVRIINFSRTEDMGVMGKNQGIFRNDAISVMDARGLSVSIELTVQYSLNPEKVPQTIATYGLSWEQKIINPVVRDVVRSVVGRYPAEELPIKRNEIAQLISTNIADEISKLANSPVRLDSIQLREIVLPNNIKEQIEKVQIARQESERVKYEVEKAKQEAEKVAALARGEAEANRVKAQGVADAILIEANAQSKANKTIADSLTPRLLELRQIEMQGKFNEALKVNRDAQIFLTPGGAVPNIWLDSKNKQHSSSISR is encoded by the coding sequence ATGCCCATTGATCTCAATGAACATTTAAAGAAAAAAAATATGAATCGAGAAGAACCTTCTCAAGAGCCACGCAGAAAAGAAACTCCCTCAAAAACACCCAATTTTGATTTTGGTGGAAAGAAACTGGGCTTTTTGATTGTAGGAGCTGTGATTGTGTTGCTTTTGATTGTGGCGCGACCATTTGTAGTGATTAATTCTGGTGAAGTAGGGATTAAGGTCACAGCAGGAAAGTATGATAACACTCCGCTTCAGCCTGGGTTTCATTTCTTCGTGCCGATTTTGCAAAATGTGATTGTGGTGGATACGCGCGTAAGGATTATTAACTTTTCTCGGACGGAGGATATGGGGGTAATGGGGAAAAACCAAGGAATCTTCCGTAATGATGCAATTTCTGTGATGGATGCAAGGGGACTTTCTGTAAGCATTGAGCTCACAGTGCAGTATTCTCTAAACCCAGAAAAAGTTCCCCAAACGATTGCGACCTATGGACTTTCATGGGAACAAAAAATCATCAATCCTGTAGTGCGTGATGTTGTGCGAAGTGTTGTGGGAAGATATCCAGCAGAAGAACTTCCTATCAAGAGAAATGAGATTGCTCAGCTTATTAGCACCAATATTGCTGATGAGATTTCAAAACTTGCCAATTCTCCTGTAAGACTTGATTCGATTCAATTAAGAGAGATTGTTCTACCCAACAATATCAAAGAACAAATTGAAAAAGTCCAAATTGCTCGTCAAGAATCAGAGCGTGTAAAATATGAGGTTGAGAAGGCTAAGCAAGAGGCCGAAAAAGTTGCAGCTCTTGCTCGTGGTGAGGCAGAGGCCAATCGTGTCAAAGCTCAAGGGGTGGCTGATGCAATTTTGATTGAAGCAAATGCCCAAAGTAAGGCTAATAAGACAATAGCAGATAGCCTAACGCCAAGACTCTTAGAATTGCGTCAAATTGAGATGCAAGGGAAATTCAATGAAGCGCTTAAGGTCAATAGAGATGCTCAAATTTTCTTAACTCCTGGTGGGGCTGTTCCTAATATTTGGCTAGATTCTAAAAACAAGCAACACTCTTCAAGTATTTCAAGGTAG
- the abc-f gene encoding ribosomal protection-like ABC-F family protein, with translation MALLSLQEASKAFDLKVILSCVSLSIREGERIAIVGKNGGGKSTLLKIILGDCDLDEGERIFQNDLKISYLPQIPSFDPNLSVKEAIENSLSDLKSSHQRLNEVNHLLQDSPKDQSLLREYETLSLLMDRLNAWDLESKVEEVIDAFSLHAFKDRRIGSLSGGEQKRVALSQILFQQCDILLLDEPTNHLDVEMVEFLEQKLLSLKTTLVLISHDRYFIENLATRVLEIENGKLTSFEGGYMSYLSQKEEMLRALSKEHEVLLKLLKNEEEWLRRGVKARLKRNEGRKKRLFEMREKAKANPSVIHKMKLELQREQKSFNQTEGKNNKKMLFEAHQISQKIGDKVLFENLSFRILQRDKIAIVGRNGGGKSSLLKVLLGIEPLQSGELKRGEVRIGYFDQHRTSLDEDKNILETFCPFGGDRVDVRGKNMHVFGYLKNFLFPKEFLNQKIANLSGGEKNRLALALLFTKEYDCLILDEPTNDLDIATINILEENLALFDGCVLLVSHDRYFVDKITDRLFVFEGNGRVVERYGSYSEYLEDKKELMHYDKYQKELEEQERKQVKQQEEKKPTKLSYKDQRALEILPSEIEKLEEKIKALENELSDPEMYEKRGISTIAKELEELKEIYEKKMQEYFEVLEKSEALK, from the coding sequence ATGGCGTTGCTTTCTCTTCAAGAGGCTTCTAAGGCCTTTGATTTAAAGGTTATTTTATCTTGTGTTTCATTGTCGATTCGTGAAGGTGAGCGCATCGCGATTGTGGGTAAAAACGGAGGAGGAAAATCCACTCTTTTGAAAATTATTTTGGGGGATTGCGATTTAGATGAAGGTGAGAGAATCTTCCAAAATGATTTGAAAATTTCTTATTTGCCACAAATTCCTTCTTTTGATCCAAATCTTAGCGTGAAGGAAGCAATAGAAAATAGTTTAAGCGATCTTAAGTCTTCTCATCAGCGTCTAAATGAGGTTAATCATTTGTTACAAGATTCTCCAAAAGATCAAAGCTTGTTGAGAGAATATGAGACATTAAGCTTATTGATGGATCGATTAAATGCTTGGGATTTAGAATCTAAAGTTGAAGAAGTGATTGATGCTTTTTCTTTGCATGCTTTTAAAGATCGCAGGATTGGCTCATTAAGCGGAGGAGAACAAAAGCGTGTTGCACTTTCTCAGATCCTTTTTCAGCAATGTGATATTTTGCTTCTTGATGAGCCAACAAATCATCTTGATGTGGAGATGGTTGAATTTTTAGAGCAAAAATTGCTTTCACTCAAAACTACTCTTGTTTTGATAAGCCATGATCGCTACTTTATTGAGAATCTAGCAACGCGTGTGCTTGAGATTGAGAATGGAAAACTGACAAGTTTTGAGGGTGGATATATGAGCTATTTGTCGCAAAAAGAAGAGATGTTGCGCGCATTGAGTAAGGAGCATGAAGTCCTTCTAAAGCTTCTTAAAAATGAAGAGGAGTGGCTAAGAAGAGGGGTCAAAGCGAGGTTGAAACGCAATGAAGGGCGCAAAAAGAGACTTTTTGAGATGCGAGAAAAAGCCAAGGCCAATCCATCTGTCATACATAAAATGAAGCTAGAACTCCAAAGAGAGCAAAAATCTTTCAATCAAACAGAGGGGAAAAATAATAAAAAGATGCTTTTTGAGGCTCATCAAATTTCTCAAAAGATAGGAGATAAGGTCCTTTTTGAAAATCTGAGTTTTAGAATTTTACAAAGAGATAAGATTGCTATTGTTGGCAGAAATGGAGGCGGGAAAAGCAGTCTTTTAAAAGTGTTGTTGGGTATAGAACCTCTTCAGAGTGGTGAGCTTAAAAGAGGTGAAGTGAGAATAGGGTATTTTGATCAACATCGCACAAGTTTAGATGAGGATAAGAATATCTTGGAAACCTTTTGTCCATTTGGGGGAGATCGGGTAGATGTGAGGGGAAAGAATATGCATGTTTTTGGTTATCTGAAGAATTTTCTTTTCCCTAAAGAGTTTTTGAATCAAAAAATTGCAAACCTAAGCGGAGGAGAAAAAAATCGCCTTGCTCTTGCCCTTCTTTTTACTAAAGAATATGATTGTTTGATTTTAGATGAACCTACAAATGATTTGGATATCGCAACGATCAATATCTTAGAAGAAAATTTGGCTTTGTTTGATGGATGTGTTTTGCTAGTCAGCCATGATCGTTATTTTGTAGATAAGATCACAGATCGTTTGTTTGTTTTTGAGGGGAATGGCAGGGTTGTAGAGCGATATGGAAGCTATAGTGAATATTTAGAAGACAAAAAAGAGCTAATGCACTATGATAAATATCAAAAAGAGCTTGAAGAACAAGAGCGCAAGCAAGTAAAGCAACAAGAGGAGAAAAAGCCTACAAAGCTAAGCTATAAGGATCAAAGAGCCTTGGAAATTTTACCTAGTGAGATTGAAAAACTTGAGGAGAAAATTAAGGCTTTGGAAAATGAACTTAGTGATCCAGAAATGTATGAAAAGCGAGGAATTTCTACGATTGCCAAAGAGCTGGAAGAACTCAAAGAGATCTATGAAAAAAAGATGCAGGAATATTTTGAAGTGCTTGAAAAAAGCGAGGCATTAAAGTGA
- a CDS encoding lysophospholipid acyltransferase family protein yields the protein MSVSKIKGLIATLSIAIGLAIIMFFMKFSEKKNNSRFARTWCRIFFPFNRFELEIFGAFDEEADLLMLNHQSAVDIIFLEGLHPRNLCWIAKKQLGEIPFYGYALKGPKMILIDREDRASLIYIFKEAKTALSQGRPLVIFPEGTRCKDESQFLPFKNGAKMIAEKLKLRVQPIVLVNSSRIYNSSPMESRGSKARIVALKSFIPSEVGEDWYERLEVQMQEVYHKHFNELNH from the coding sequence ATGAGTGTCAGTAAAATTAAAGGTCTTATTGCAACATTGAGTATTGCAATTGGTTTGGCCATTATTATGTTTTTTATGAAATTTTCAGAAAAGAAGAATAATTCTCGTTTTGCACGCACATGGTGCAGGATCTTTTTTCCTTTTAATCGATTTGAGCTTGAAATTTTTGGAGCCTTTGATGAAGAAGCAGATTTATTGATGCTCAATCACCAATCTGCTGTTGATATTATTTTTTTAGAGGGATTGCATCCAAGAAATTTGTGCTGGATTGCAAAAAAGCAACTTGGAGAGATTCCATTTTATGGTTATGCACTTAAGGGGCCCAAGATGATTTTGATCGATAGGGAAGATCGGGCAAGCTTGATTTATATTTTCAAAGAAGCAAAAACAGCCTTAAGTCAAGGTAGGCCTCTTGTGATTTTTCCAGAAGGGACACGATGTAAGGATGAAAGCCAATTTTTGCCCTTTAAGAATGGAGCAAAGATGATTGCTGAAAAGCTTAAACTTAGAGTTCAGCCCATTGTTCTTGTCAATTCAAGTCGCATTTATAATAGTTCTCCTATGGAAAGTAGAGGGAGCAAAGCGCGTATTGTGGCGCTCAAATCCTTTATCCCTTCAGAGGTTGGAGAAGATTGGTATGAAAGACTGGAAGTGCAGATGCAAGAGGTTTATCACAAGCATTTCAACGAGCTCAATCACTAA